The Fulvivirga maritima genome segment ACTTACATTTTGGTAATATAGAAACAGAAAATGCCGTAGTGGCCGCTAACTTTAATGATGTATCTGCTGAGAACGGTGGAAGCACCACTGTGGTGAATACGTTGACAGATAATAGTGAATTTACTTTTGATGATATTGAGAACTTTAATGGTTCAGTGAAAATACATTTGTCAGCTACTGGTGAAGGTGAAAAGGTGATCTTAGCTGCAGGTAATATAGGAACGAATAAAACTACTACCATACTTCAAAATGGTAGAGCAAAAGTGGCTATTTGTACTAATGAATAAGTCTTTATAGTGCGCTTTGCAACTGTAATTTATTAATAAAAGAAAGGCCGTTCAAATCATTTGAACGGCCTTTCTTTTACTGATAGTTGAAATTTTACTTCGCCATGCTGGTCATCTGACCTTCTCCTGCACGGTAAGGGTATTTTCCAAATATCATGGAAACACCTTCTCGTATTTCAGTCTGCTTGTTTTCAGTTTGCGGGTTTAAAATACCTGAAGCATAGCCCTGCCATACCAGCTGTCTTTTGCTGCGGTCAATAATGTCTATTACTATACTTCCTTGCTTGGTATTAGAAGTTTCTACATTATTACCCCATGAGTAATAGCCATAGTAGGGGTAGGGATTATAGTTTTTACTGGTGATCTTCTGCTCCACTATTACCTGAGGGTTGATCAGTAAGTCCGGGTTTTCACTGGAGAGGGTATAGCCTCTTCCTGTCATTTCTTCTTCTATTGATTTTTTTAGCCTTTTTTTAATCAATGTATTATAAAACAGAGGCTCATTATTCTTGTCTCCGTTTTCGTTTTGAAAGTTATCAGACCAATAGAAAGTTTGGTAATTACTAAAGTCAG includes the following:
- a CDS encoding DUF4136 domain-containing protein — translated: MKKWNILGIGLISLWLTGCTAVSTAVNTDYDRDADFSNYQTFYWSDNFQNENGDKNNEPLFYNTLIKKRLKKSIEEEMTGRGYTLSSENPDLLINPQVIVEQKITSKNYNPYPYYGYYSWGNNVETSNTKQGSIVIDIIDRSKRQLVWQGYASGILNPQTENKQTEIREGVSMIFGKYPYRAGEGQMTSMAK